The following proteins come from a genomic window of Gottfriedia acidiceleris:
- a CDS encoding ATP-binding protein — translation MIILKYIVNLSVFSTFVIIPLVIHSFFNYIPVKKVRRWAGLYAVLFIVILVLLSINQLGYSFDLRIAIVIVAFSYLGPVTGLVTGYVALVARLYENDIWFGSIYAWTLLMVGFLAINFYFSKLTTIKRVLILFCTYACSYLVIESIFYNIKEHPFIHFEYLLFVCLGVIIAILIIESYLRLYELNSKLEYMYKKVGKSELKYRLIVENTVDMTVVLNKSMSLLYYSPSHLVILGYEESELEGIKFQSLIHPDDYSNFRDMLNVMFQNKKAQSVIFRIQNKKGEWIELESSLMPVKREDESIEHIVVNSRDISERRKVEESLLQSEKLSIVSELAAGVAHEIRNPLTTIKGFVQLYKKENKSVVYSDLLLNELDRIEEITSELLTLGKPQSFKRHIINVQELMENTLELLTLQLGNNAIQFKLNVEHSSIMIACEKNQLKQVFLNVLKNAVESMEAGGEININISQTSCSECIISIRDQGCGIPEDLLPRLGEPFYSLKDKGTGLGLMVCHKIIEQHNGKITYSSKVNEGTLIEIILPLVS, via the coding sequence TTGATCATTTTAAAATACATCGTTAATCTATCGGTTTTTTCAACATTTGTTATCATTCCATTAGTTATCCATTCTTTTTTCAATTATATACCAGTTAAAAAGGTTCGACGTTGGGCCGGTTTATATGCTGTTCTTTTTATAGTTATACTCGTATTGTTATCCATTAACCAACTTGGTTATTCTTTTGATTTGCGAATTGCAATAGTCATTGTTGCTTTTTCTTATCTTGGACCAGTAACTGGATTAGTTACTGGATACGTTGCTTTAGTTGCGAGACTTTATGAAAATGATATTTGGTTTGGTTCTATTTATGCTTGGACACTTCTAATGGTTGGATTTTTAGCTATTAATTTTTATTTTTCAAAACTCACAACGATAAAAAGAGTCCTAATTTTATTTTGTACTTATGCGTGTAGCTATTTGGTTATTGAATCTATTTTTTACAACATAAAAGAGCATCCTTTCATTCATTTTGAATATCTATTATTTGTTTGTTTAGGAGTTATAATTGCTATATTAATAATTGAGTCATATCTTAGACTGTATGAATTAAATAGTAAACTTGAATATATGTATAAGAAAGTTGGAAAAAGTGAATTAAAGTACCGATTAATAGTAGAGAATACGGTGGACATGACGGTGGTGCTCAATAAAAGTATGTCTTTACTTTATTATTCGCCTTCTCATTTGGTGATATTAGGGTATGAAGAATCAGAACTGGAAGGTATTAAATTTCAATCTCTTATTCATCCTGACGATTATAGTAATTTTCGAGATATGTTAAATGTCATGTTTCAAAATAAAAAAGCTCAATCGGTCATTTTTCGAATCCAAAATAAAAAAGGGGAATGGATTGAATTAGAGTCCAGTTTAATGCCCGTCAAGAGGGAAGACGAATCAATTGAACATATTGTCGTAAATAGCAGAGATATCTCGGAACGAAGAAAAGTTGAAGAGAGTCTGTTGCAATCTGAAAAATTATCAATTGTCAGTGAATTAGCAGCCGGAGTAGCACATGAAATACGAAATCCTCTCACGACAATAAAGGGGTTTGTTCAACTTTATAAGAAAGAAAATAAATCTGTTGTATATAGTGACTTGCTACTAAATGAACTAGACCGAATTGAAGAAATCACCAGCGAGCTTCTTACTTTAGGAAAACCCCAATCATTTAAACGTCACATTATTAATGTACAAGAATTAATGGAAAATACACTTGAATTATTAACCTTACAGCTTGGCAATAATGCTATACAATTTAAACTGAATGTGGAACACTCTTCCATTATGATTGCCTGTGAAAAGAACCAATTAAAACAAGTATTTCTTAATGTCCTTAAAAATGCGGTAGAATCGATGGAAGCTGGTGGTGAAATTAATATTAATATAAGTCAAACTTCATGTAGCGAGTGTATCATTTCAATTCGAGATCAGGGGTGTGGCATTCCGGAAGACCTACTTCCACGTTTAGGCGAGCCCTTTTACTCTTTAAAGGACAAAGGCACCGGACTAGGATTGATGGTCTGCCATAAAATTATAGAGCAACACAATGGTAAAATCACCTACTCTAGTAAAGTAAACGAGGGAACACTTATTGAGATTATCCTACCATTAGTAAGTTGA
- a CDS encoding acyl-CoA dehydrogenase family protein encodes MDFSLTAEQKSVKKVVRSFVDREIIPFIKEWDEKGHFESNILTRLAELELMGVCIPEQYGGVGMDYNTLAIVCEELERGDTAFRTAVSVHTGLNSMTLLQWGNEGQKQKYLVPQAQGKKIGAFGLTEPNAGSDVVAMTTTAVKDGDSYILNGSKTWISLCDVADHFLIFAKTNHDLKHQGISCFIVERTFEGVSTKAIKGKMGIRAGNTGEVFLDDVRVPAENLLGIEGEGFKIAMSALDNGRFTVAAGACGLIQASLEASIKYCHERKTFGKEIGKHQLVQQMIANMSSNLEISRLLVYKAGWLKNNGKRNTRETSLAKWISCNAANEAANDAVQIHGAYGFSNEFPVERYLRNSKAPVIYEGTREIHTIMQAEYELGYREDKILREMLPSWPFDDVKVKTVNS; translated from the coding sequence ATGGATTTTTCATTAACAGCAGAACAAAAAAGTGTAAAAAAGGTAGTAAGATCTTTTGTAGACCGTGAAATTATTCCATTTATTAAGGAGTGGGATGAAAAGGGACACTTTGAATCAAATATTCTAACACGCCTTGCTGAATTAGAATTAATGGGAGTATGTATTCCAGAACAATATGGAGGAGTTGGAATGGACTATAATACTTTAGCAATTGTCTGTGAGGAGTTAGAACGAGGAGACACAGCTTTCCGTACTGCTGTTTCTGTACATACCGGTTTAAATAGTATGACCTTATTACAGTGGGGAAATGAAGGACAAAAACAAAAATATCTAGTACCTCAAGCGCAAGGTAAGAAAATTGGCGCATTTGGATTAACAGAACCAAATGCAGGATCTGATGTAGTAGCAATGACGACCACAGCTGTTAAAGATGGCGATAGCTATATTTTAAATGGATCTAAAACATGGATTTCTTTATGTGATGTGGCTGACCATTTCTTAATTTTTGCTAAAACAAACCATGACTTAAAGCATCAAGGTATATCCTGCTTTATTGTAGAACGTACATTTGAAGGCGTTTCCACTAAAGCAATCAAAGGAAAGATGGGTATTAGAGCAGGGAATACTGGTGAAGTGTTTTTAGATGATGTAAGAGTACCTGCTGAAAACTTATTAGGTATTGAAGGAGAAGGCTTTAAAATTGCCATGTCTGCACTAGATAACGGACGATTTACAGTTGCCGCTGGTGCTTGTGGATTAATCCAGGCATCACTTGAAGCAAGTATAAAATATTGTCATGAGAGAAAGACCTTTGGTAAGGAAATTGGTAAGCATCAGCTTGTTCAACAAATGATTGCTAATATGTCTTCTAACCTTGAAATCTCACGTCTATTAGTCTATAAAGCTGGCTGGTTAAAAAATAACGGTAAGAGAAATACAAGAGAAACTTCACTAGCAAAATGGATTTCTTGTAATGCCGCAAATGAAGCTGCAAACGACGCTGTTCAAATTCATGGTGCATATGGATTCTCTAATGAATTCCCCGTAGAGCGTTATTTAAGAAACTCAAAAGCGCCGGTAATTTATGAAGGAACAAGAGAGATTCATACAATTATGCAAGCTGAGTATGAGCTTGGCTATAGAGAAGACAAAATTTTAAGAGAAATGCTTCCTTCATGGCCATTTGATGATGTTAAAGTAAAAACAGTTAACTCTTAA
- a CDS encoding LysR family transcriptional regulator, with translation MRIEQLLYITEIAKTGSIANTSERLYVSSPGISLAISGLEEELGVKIFERYRTGLEPTEIGKRLIIKAQRILNSIEEFKLEAKSDSSDIEGLISISAVTSLCKGIIPKASAKLKSKFPGITLEIKETGPSQVRKDVLNGKADIGLTFNPFPSGKENQMLISTHLLDSRMMICFRKDSNLAKLNQINIEDILKQPLALSFKNSNGKDKYFSQLFGEHDNFNIQIQSQNSDTRKYFIAEGLAVSFEPELTAKFDPFYRREDIIVKPVLGLDSKMSYYCIRLKNQHYSAASQAFMKELNLQVNSLKKEQ, from the coding sequence ATGCGTATCGAGCAACTATTATATATCACTGAGATAGCAAAAACCGGCTCTATTGCAAATACGTCTGAACGGCTTTATGTATCTTCTCCTGGTATAAGTCTAGCAATTAGTGGTCTTGAGGAAGAACTTGGTGTGAAGATATTTGAACGTTATAGAACTGGCTTAGAGCCGACCGAAATTGGAAAAAGACTAATAATAAAGGCGCAACGGATTTTAAATAGTATAGAAGAATTTAAACTAGAGGCTAAAAGTGACTCTTCGGATATAGAGGGACTTATATCAATTTCAGCGGTTACTAGTTTATGTAAAGGTATTATTCCAAAAGCTTCCGCAAAACTAAAATCAAAATTCCCAGGAATAACTCTTGAGATTAAAGAAACAGGCCCTAGTCAAGTTCGTAAGGACGTTTTAAACGGCAAAGCTGATATAGGTTTAACCTTTAACCCATTTCCATCTGGGAAAGAAAATCAGATGCTTATTTCAACACATCTATTAGATAGCCGAATGATGATCTGTTTTAGAAAAGATTCTAATTTGGCTAAATTAAATCAGATTAACATTGAAGATATTTTAAAACAACCACTTGCACTATCTTTTAAAAACAGTAACGGTAAAGATAAATATTTTTCTCAATTATTTGGAGAACATGATAATTTCAATATACAAATTCAATCGCAAAATTCTGATACAAGGAAGTATTTTATTGCAGAGGGATTAGCTGTCTCATTTGAGCCTGAATTAACAGCTAAATTCGATCCATTTTACAGACGCGAAGATATTATTGTAAAGCCTGTTCTAGGATTAGATTCTAAAATGTCCTATTACTGCATTCGCTTAAAAAATCAACATTATTCTGCTGCTTCCCAGGCGTTTATGAAAGAACTCAATCTTCAAGTCAATAGTTTAAAAAAGGAACAATAA
- a CDS encoding zinc-dependent alcohol dehydrogenase family protein encodes MKAAVLEEFNKPLVIKNVADPVLSADGVILRLEATGVCRSDWHAWQGHLTAPTSEKLPHILGHEMSGVIEETGKNIKKFKKGDRVIVPFNQGDGVCPYCVAGRHNICDNRKLVGFDFYGGFASHIHIPNADLNLFHLPENVSFIDASAMGCRFMTAYHGVMSQGKIKAGDWVSIYGAGGVGLSAIQIAVSAGANVIAVDIGDDKLDLAKKFGAVASINSKRDDAPQAIKEITKGGSNLSIDALGIQDTVIGSIMSLKKGGRHVQLGLSPNPGGGMTPLPLNLILGYELEIIGSAGMPMPEYSTLIRMVEMGQLQPGKLVTKEISLEEVNQAFEDMNSFSGTGMTVITKF; translated from the coding sequence ATGAAAGCAGCTGTCTTAGAAGAATTTAATAAACCGTTAGTAATAAAAAACGTTGCAGATCCGGTTCTTTCTGCAGATGGGGTTATTTTAAGACTAGAAGCTACAGGTGTTTGTCGTTCTGACTGGCATGCTTGGCAAGGACATTTAACTGCACCTACATCCGAGAAGCTTCCTCATATTTTAGGGCATGAAATGAGCGGTGTGATTGAAGAAACGGGAAAAAACATTAAAAAATTTAAAAAAGGTGACCGTGTTATTGTTCCGTTTAATCAAGGAGATGGAGTCTGCCCTTATTGTGTAGCCGGACGTCACAATATTTGTGATAATCGAAAATTAGTAGGGTTTGACTTTTATGGAGGATTTGCATCACATATCCATATTCCTAATGCTGACTTAAATTTATTTCATCTACCAGAAAATGTTAGTTTCATAGACGCAAGTGCGATGGGTTGTCGTTTTATGACTGCTTATCATGGTGTTATGTCACAAGGGAAAATTAAAGCGGGCGATTGGGTTTCCATTTATGGTGCAGGAGGAGTTGGATTGTCTGCCATCCAAATTGCTGTGTCAGCAGGTGCGAATGTAATTGCTGTAGATATAGGGGACGATAAATTAGATCTGGCAAAAAAATTTGGTGCAGTCGCTTCAATTAATAGCAAACGTGACGATGCGCCCCAAGCAATAAAGGAAATCACAAAAGGAGGTAGTAACCTCTCGATTGACGCATTAGGCATCCAAGACACTGTAATCGGATCCATTATGAGTCTGAAAAAAGGTGGTAGGCATGTTCAACTTGGTCTAAGTCCAAATCCAGGAGGAGGGATGACTCCTCTACCTTTAAATTTAATATTGGGATATGAACTTGAAATCATTGGTTCTGCTGGTATGCCTATGCCTGAATATTCTACTTTAATACGCATGGTCGAGATGGGCCAATTACAACCTGGTAAATTAGTCACAAAGGAAATCTCTTTAGAGGAAGTTAATCAAGCTTTTGAAGACATGAATAGTTTTTCTGGAACGGGAATGACGGTGATCACTAAATTCTAA
- a CDS encoding aldehyde dehydrogenase family protein has translation MENKFTKQYINGVWREGSSASYYNNTNPYNDEVIVRFKLGNKDDIDEAYEAAKKAQLEWAKTSPETRKQVLLNVAQIIQERKDEIITLLIQETGCSYTKAMAEVLGSVPFLSSILSCADQVNVPIDLPVNSGGKVNRVIHQPAGVVGIICPFNFPIILALRAISPAIAVGNAVVLKADLQTQITGGTLIAEVFEQAGLPKGVLNMVNFDVAEVGDYFVEHPIPNIISFTGSTNVGRHIGSLCTKNMKRACLELGGNNPVIILEDADLDCAVNAMVFGKFNHQGQICVIANRILVHRKLYSTFIEKYVERVKEVKYGDPTDPTVFLGPLVNERQIQKVLQLAETAKREGATCLLEGKRIGNIVTPYIFGDVKNDSTLAQTEVFGPIASIIPFDTEEEALTYANNTEYGLSSAVFTKDEERGLRFAEKIESGMCHINDISANMDPTMPFGGVKLSGMGRYGGRYNLEEFTNVKWISIQKGQRKYPI, from the coding sequence ATGGAAAATAAGTTCACAAAACAATATATAAATGGAGTTTGGCGTGAAGGTTCTAGTGCGTCTTATTATAATAATACGAATCCTTATAATGATGAAGTAATCGTTCGTTTCAAATTAGGTAATAAAGATGATATAGATGAAGCGTATGAAGCTGCAAAAAAAGCTCAATTAGAATGGGCAAAAACATCTCCGGAAACGCGCAAACAAGTTCTTTTAAATGTGGCACAAATTATTCAAGAGAGAAAAGATGAAATTATTACATTATTAATTCAAGAAACAGGATGTTCATATACTAAAGCTATGGCTGAAGTGTTAGGAAGTGTTCCATTCCTTTCAAGTATCCTTTCCTGTGCTGATCAAGTGAATGTCCCGATTGATTTGCCAGTTAATTCGGGTGGAAAAGTTAATCGAGTAATCCATCAACCTGCAGGAGTCGTAGGAATTATTTGCCCATTCAATTTTCCTATCATTTTAGCGCTACGAGCAATATCCCCTGCAATTGCAGTTGGAAATGCAGTTGTTTTGAAAGCTGATTTGCAAACACAAATCACGGGAGGAACACTTATTGCGGAAGTGTTTGAACAAGCAGGACTTCCAAAAGGTGTATTAAATATGGTGAATTTTGATGTTGCCGAGGTGGGTGACTATTTCGTTGAACATCCCATTCCAAATATTATTTCATTCACGGGTTCTACAAATGTTGGGCGTCATATTGGATCATTATGCACAAAAAATATGAAGAGAGCCTGTCTTGAATTGGGTGGTAATAATCCTGTCATTATTTTAGAAGATGCCGATTTGGATTGTGCTGTAAATGCGATGGTATTTGGTAAATTCAATCACCAAGGTCAAATTTGTGTGATTGCGAACCGTATCTTGGTGCATCGCAAGTTATATTCAACTTTTATCGAAAAGTATGTTGAACGTGTTAAGGAAGTAAAATACGGTGACCCAACCGACCCAACAGTCTTTTTAGGACCTCTTGTCAATGAAAGACAGATCCAAAAAGTATTACAGCTAGCAGAAACGGCTAAAAGAGAAGGTGCAACGTGTCTGTTAGAAGGAAAACGAATAGGAAATATTGTTACTCCTTATATTTTTGGAGATGTAAAAAATGATTCTACATTAGCACAAACTGAGGTTTTCGGTCCAATTGCATCAATTATTCCTTTTGATACTGAGGAAGAAGCACTTACATATGCAAATAATACTGAATATGGGTTATCGAGTGCGGTATTCACGAAAGATGAAGAAAGAGGTCTTAGATTTGCTGAAAAAATAGAAAGCGGAATGTGCCATATAAATGACATTTCAGCTAATATGGATCCGACAATGCCTTTTGGCGGAGTTAAATTATCTGGTATGGGCCGTTATGGTGGTCGATATAATCTGGAAGAGTTTACAAATGTCAAATGGATTTCAATCCAAAAGGGACAACGGAAATATCCAATTTAA
- a CDS encoding CaiB/BaiF CoA transferase family protein yields the protein MSLALESLRVLDLTRLLPGPFCTMLLADYGAEVIKVEDTGLGDYIRNREPKIGENSAVFHSVNRNKKSICLNLKTVQGKEILKKLVEHADVLVESFRPGVMDRLGVGYDELKTINPRLIYCAISGYGQTGPYANKPGHDLNYISYAGILEYMGERGSKPVIPSIQVADLGGGALMGTIGILMAIVERERSGNGQFIDVSMLDGALSWLQLTLPDFLASNIQPKRGEHKLFGRNANYAVYETKDNRYLSVGSTEQKFWNEFCKTIGREDFCQKINSSIEEQDQMKAVIQSIIIQKTLQEWMEIFDYVDTCVTPLNRFEDLEKDPHLIEREMIQTHHDPEVGDVKLIAPPIKMSKTPGTIRTLAPKSGEHTAKILNEMGFTNEQIEILENEGVISGTFSNSSVQ from the coding sequence ATGTCATTAGCTTTAGAATCTTTACGTGTTTTAGATCTCACAAGATTATTACCAGGACCTTTTTGTACTATGCTACTCGCGGATTATGGTGCGGAAGTTATTAAAGTAGAAGATACAGGATTAGGTGATTACATAAGAAATAGAGAGCCGAAAATTGGAGAAAATAGTGCAGTATTTCATTCAGTAAATCGAAACAAAAAAAGTATTTGCCTAAATTTAAAAACAGTACAGGGGAAAGAAATCCTTAAGAAGCTCGTCGAGCATGCGGATGTCCTTGTTGAATCATTTAGACCAGGAGTAATGGACCGTCTTGGTGTTGGATACGACGAGCTAAAAACAATTAATCCAAGACTTATTTACTGCGCAATTTCTGGATATGGACAAACTGGCCCTTATGCCAATAAGCCAGGACATGATTTAAATTATATAAGCTATGCCGGAATACTTGAATATATGGGAGAACGTGGTAGTAAACCGGTTATTCCTTCTATACAGGTCGCAGATCTTGGCGGTGGAGCTCTTATGGGAACGATAGGTATATTAATGGCGATTGTTGAAAGAGAGCGCTCTGGCAATGGCCAGTTCATTGATGTTTCGATGCTGGATGGGGCACTGTCATGGCTGCAACTTACCTTACCAGATTTTCTAGCTTCCAACATACAACCAAAACGAGGCGAGCATAAATTATTCGGTAGGAACGCTAATTACGCAGTATATGAGACAAAGGATAATCGATATTTATCAGTTGGATCAACTGAACAAAAATTTTGGAATGAATTTTGCAAAACGATAGGTAGGGAAGATTTTTGCCAAAAAATTAACTCATCTATAGAGGAACAAGATCAAATGAAAGCTGTCATTCAATCTATTATTATACAAAAAACTCTTCAAGAGTGGATGGAGATATTCGATTACGTAGATACGTGTGTGACTCCATTAAATAGATTTGAGGATCTAGAGAAAGATCCACATTTAATCGAAAGAGAAATGATTCAAACTCATCATGACCCTGAGGTTGGCGATGTTAAACTTATTGCTCCTCCAATTAAAATGTCTAAAACTCCTGGAACTATAAGAACATTAGCCCCTAAATCAGGGGAACATACTGCAAAAATCTTGAATGAAATGGGCTTTACCAATGAACAAATCGAGATTTTAGAAAACGAAGGAGTAATTTCCGGAACCTTTAGTAATTCATCTGTTCAATAA